From the genome of Methanothrix soehngenii GP6:
TGGCAGATGAGGGTTATCTGGGAGAATATGGCTTTTATGAAGCTATCGATTATACCCCATCCCGTCTGGCCCAGCATCAGAGAAGCGCAATAGTCCAGTCCTTCATGTCTCACCATCAAGGGATGAGCCTTCTCTCTTTGGCTTATGTCCTGTTGGACCGGCCAATGCAAAGAAGATTCATGGCCAATCCCATCTTCCAGGCTGCAGATCTGCTTCTTCAGGAAAAGATTCCTCTGGCCAAGGCATTTTATCCTCATGCTGCAGAGGCATCGTCATCAATCTGGAGGGCGGGCATGCTTGAGCGCAAAGGCTCTGTGCGCGTCTTCAGTGATCCGAGCAGTGCCTTTCCCAATGTGCATCTTCTCTCCAATGGCAACTACAACGTGATGATCACCGGTTCTGGCGCAGGCATTAGCCGGTGGAAGGATATTGCAGTCACCCGCTGGCATGGCGATGCTACCCTGGATAATGAGGGACAGTTCTTCTATATCCGTGACCTGGAGAACAATGATTTCTGGTCGGCAGGATATCAGCCTGCATGCAGAGATTCAAGGACTTATCAGGTCATATTCGAGGGATCGAAGGCAGAGATTCGGTCAATGATTTGGGGGATTGATGCCCGTAGCGAAATTGTAGTCTCGCCTGAGGACGACGTTGAGTTAAGGACCATAAGTCTCACCAACCGTTCATCTGCAAAGCGGAAGATTGAGCTGACAAGCTATGCAGAGGTCGTTCTTACGGCCCTAGCCGCTGACGCGACTCATCCTGCTTTCAGCAACCTATTCGTGGAGACGAAGATCCTGCCCAAAAATTCTGCTATCCTGTGCACTCGACGACCGAGGTCTGAGGATGAGAAGACGCCCTGGATGTTGCATATGATGGCGTCGAAGAATGTTGCCGATGATTCAATCTCTTTTGAGACGGATAGGTCCAGGTTCATAGGCAGAGGAAGAGACGTCGCCGATCCTGTGGCAATGACAGGAACGGCGAGTCTATCAAATAGCGAGGGCCCCGTCCTGGATCCGATAGTCTCCATCAGGTGCATAGTTTCGATAGATCCAGGCGAGACAATGCGGGTGAACTTCATCACCGGAATTGCAGAGACGGAAGATGAAGCCATTAAGCTGATCGAAAAATACCATGACGTACGAATGGCCGAGCGCGTACATAATCTGGCCTGGACCCACAATCAAATGATCATGCAGCAGCTCAACATATCAGATGGCGATGTTCACCTTTATATGCGCCTTGCCAGCGCAATAATCTATCCCAACTCAAACTGGCGGGCAGGCTCGGGCGTTCTCATGAAAAACCAGCTTGGCCAGTCAGGCCTGTGGGCTTTTGGCATATCAGGCGATTTCCCAATTGTCCTCCTTCGGATCACAGATCGGTCTAATATCAATCTCGCCCGTGAGTTCCTGAGGGCTCATGCCTACTGGCAGATGATGGGGATTGTCGTGGATCTGGTGATCTGGAATGAGGATAGCTCGGGATATCGGCAGGAGCTTTATGATGAAATTATGGGTCTGATCTCCGTCAGCACAAGTGCATTTGATCCGAAGCGATTTGGTGGAGTTTATGTAATACAAGATGACCAGGTATCTGAAGAGGCCGGAGTCCTGATGGAGGCCGTGGCCAGTGCCATATTCACCGATTATCGGGGAACATTCGAAGAGCAGCTCAAACGCGAAAGGAGACCACGCGCGCCGGTGCCTCTCTTAAAGCCAGAAAAAACCTTGAAGGTCGAGACCTACAGGCCGATTGAATCTACAGGCCAAGACCTCATCTTCTTTAATGGTCTTGGTGGTTTCACAAAGGATGGACGCGAATATATAATCCGCTTAGCTCCGGGGGAAGTCACACCTGCCCCCTGGTCGAATGTGATAGCAAATCACAATTTTGGAACGGTAATATCCGAGTGCGGCAGCTCTTATACCTGGTCAGAAAACTCTCAGCAGTTCCGTCTGACCCCCTGGTACAACGATCCTGTAAGCGATCATAGCGGCGAAGCGCTATACATTCGAGATGAGTTGAGTGGAGATTTCTGGTCTCCTTCCGCACTTCCTGCCCGGGGCAAGACGCCTTATACCTGCAGGCACGGCTTTGGCTACAGCGTCTTCGAGCATAAAGAGTTCGGAATTGCATCCGAGCTGTGGGTATATGTGGCAATGGACGCACCAGTCAAGTTTTGCCGGCTTGTTGTTCGCAATGAATCCGGCATCTTCCGCCAGCTTTCCCTGACCTGTTACATCGAGCAGGTCTTGGGAGACCTGCGTTCCAAGACCGGAATGCATGTGGTCACAGAGATCGATCCAAGGACCGGTGCCCTATTTTCTAGAAACCCGTTCAATACGGATTTCCCGGGAAGAATCGTCTTCTCGGATGTGAATACGAAAATCAACAGCTTCACTGGCGACCGGACTGAGTTCCTGGGAAAGAACGGCAGCATGACCAGGCCAGCTGCGTTAGACAGAGAGACGCTATCTAACCGGATTGGTGCGGCCATGGACCCCTGTGCAGCAATTCAGGTCAGAATAGATCTGCAGGATAAAGAGGATGTCGAGATCATATTTACCTGTGGAGCTGGGCAGAATGTGGAAGATGCACGCAGTCTGGTCAAACGTTTTCGAGGATCGGCTTCCGCTCGCACCGCTCTCGAGCAGGTTTGGAGCTACTGGAATCATACCCTTGGCGTGGTGCACGTGGAGACGGAAGATAAAGCTCTTGATGTGCTCACCAATGGCTGGCTCCTCTACCAGACACTATCTTGCCGCATGTGGGCGCGAACCGGATACTACCAGTCGAGCGGAGCCTATGGCTTCCGGGATCAGCTTCAGGATTCAATGGCTCTCATCTATGCAGAGCCGGAAATTTTCCGTGAGCATCTACTGCGCTGTGCTTCCCATCAGTTCGTGGAAGGAGATGTTTTGCACTGGTGGCACCCACCATTTGAACGGGGAGTGCGCACGCACAGTTCTGATGATCGCCTCTGGCTGCCGCTGGCAGCTCATCGCTACGTAACGACAACAGGAGATGTTGGTGTGCTTAACGAAAGCACCCACTTCATTACGGGTGGGCTCTTAGCTCCCGATGAAGACTCCTGCTACCACCTGCCTGCCAGGTCTGCGGAATCGGGCACTCTTTATGAGCACTGCGTCAGATCCATCAAGCGCAGTCTGCAGTTTGGCCGGCACGGCCTGCCTCTAATGGGAACGGGCGACTGGAACGATGGCATGAATCACGTAGGCTACCAGGGATTGGGCGAAAGCGTCTGGAATGCTTTCTTCCTATACGATGTGCTCGCAAAGTTCAAGGATATTGCCCATCTCTTTGGCGATTCCGCCTTTGCTGAGCTTTGTGCAAGCGAGGCTGCAACTCTGCGGGAGAATATCAGGCAGAGCGGCTGGGATGGCCATTGGTACCTGCGGGCATACTTCGACAATGGAGATCCACTCGGGTCCATTGCCAATGAGGAGTGCCAGATAGATTCAATCCCCCAGAGCTGGTCGGTTCTATCCGGGGCGGGAGACCCAGAAAGATCAAGGGAAGCAATGGAGGAAGTGGATCATAGACTGGTCAACAGGGACAATTCTGTGATACAGCTTTTGCAGCCACCATTTGATAGGTCCAGCTTGAATCCCGGATATATCAAAGGATATCTTCCAGGTGTGAGAGAGAATGGCGGGCAGTATACCCATGCCGCCATATGGGTGATTATGGCTTTTGCCTCTTTGGGCGACAGCGCCCGGGCCTGGGAGCTGTTGGATCTGATCAATCCGGTGATGCATGGCTCGACCCCAAATCAGGTGGCAATTTACCGGGTTGAGCCTTATATCGTGGCAGCAGATATCTGTGCTCTCCCTCCGAATGCAGGGAGGGGAGGATGGACATGGTACACAGGTGCTTCTGGCTGGATGTACCGCCTCATATTGGAATCACTGCTCGGTATAACCTTGGAAGTGGACAGGCTGCGATTTCAGCCCTGCATTCCCGACGACTGGAAATCCTTCAAAGTACATTATCATTATCGTGAGACATTCTATCATATCACTGTTATGCGGATTGGATCCGCGGAAGAAGTGACTGTGGATGGGATTATACAGACCGATGGGACTGTACACCTCGTTGACGATAAAAAAGAGCATTTAGTGGAGGTAAGGATAAGCTAGTGAGAGATAGGATCTTCATCCTCCCTTCATCTTCAAAAGATCAGTATTTTTATCCCCATAACCGTAGCAGTCACAATACTGGCTGCGATCAATATTCCTGTCGCAACGGCAGCAAGGGCGGGCAGGAACCGGAAGCCCAGGAGGAAGGCAATAGCACAGCCAGTCCAGGCCCCAGTCATAGGAAGGGGTATGGCCACGAAGATGATCAGGGCGATCAATCCAAAGTTCTCATGCTTTTGAATATACTTGCTGCGGGTGCGAGCGAATAGCCAGGTGAAGAATCTATCTCCAATGGTATAACGCCGCAGGTAATCGGATACAGGACCCAGAAATAGAAGCAGAGGAACCACGGGAAGGAGGTTTCCCAGGACGGATATGAGAAATGCCTGGTACCATGAGTATCCGTAATATCCAATGGCTAAAGGTATGGCTCCCCGAACCTCGGATACTGGAAGAGCGGCCACCATGAGAGTGACCAGCCACGAGGGAATTATGAGAACCATCCGTATTTCCTTAAAAGATTGGCAATGCCAATAGCGTCGGCCTCACCGATATCTTTTCCCTGCTCAGGCTGCATGCTGCTGATGGTCCTCTTACTCTCCTATAGTTCCTTTGATCTCCACCTTGAAGACGGTCTCCTGGGTGGGTGAGGAGACTGAGATGCTCAGGTCCACGGGTACCTTCCCCAGAGCAATGGAAAGGGGCGCATCCGAGGTGGCCACATTCACCTTCACACCCTGAGATAGCCGGGTGAGAGCGCCGATAATGGATTCAAAGTCCACCGTCCGGGCGACCTCCTTGAGATCCGGGACCACAGTGATTGGAGCCAGCTTGATGGGCTCGACCGCAATGGGGTTTTGAGAGTCGCCTGATATCCGGGCGGATATGGGGCTAGAGCCATCTCCAGCCACCTGAATGCTCAACGCTCCATCCTTTCCCGAGCCCTTGACCTTGGCCACTATGGGATACTTTTCCTGGTCCTCCGATCCCTGAACAATAGCCCTTGCATCAGCATCTACTTTGAAGCTCACCATCATATCACGGGAAGTGATTGGATTTTCTCGGATATAAAGGTGGTATAGGCCCAGGCGATGGCTCAGGGCAACAGCCATGGATAATAGCCGGAATATGGCCAGAATAAATGGCCCCGGAGGCGAAAGCCTGATATCTTATGCGACAGTACCTTCCCACTGATGGTTGAAGTAGGATATTTACATATTGATAGTCCCATTGCTGTTATTTCTTCCAATAACCGTCCGGAGACTGACAATGCAGTCGGTTTGATCCTGCTGGATGGTTTCGACCTTGATGTCGTCTCCCCTTCTCAGATCCAATCCCGTCTGAGCGACGTAAAGCAGAGGCTCAGGGAATGGAGGGAGGGCAGGGCTAACTTCCCAGATATCCATGATGGACAGCGAGCAGCAAAAAAAGAGGGAAAAGAACTAAGGCGCGATGCCGCCCTCGGCCTTTGTGCAACATGCTCCGAGGATGGGCCTCTCTTGGATGCGGCGAGAATTGCTGCCCAGAACCTCTGCCTGCTTGAGCTGAAGATGTCAAGCATTCGCGATCCCATCCGGTTGCTGGAGCTGATCCCTATTTTGAAGCGCTCTGGAGTCACCCTATCTCTCAGGATCAGGCCAGAGGATCTCTCCAATACATTGCTGCAAAAGCTCAACGAGAGCGATCTGGACCTGATTCACCTCGACCTGCGCGGCCTTAATGGAGTTAGCCCCAAGCTGGTCAAGAAAGCAGCTGATATTCGCGGTCCGGCGATAATGGCTCTGGCTGATGTGGGAGATTTTGAGGATGCCAGGACCCTCCTGGCGATGGGGGCAGATGTGGTATCTCTGCGCGGAGCGGATCCCGAGTTCGTCCAGTGGCTCGCCGGGGCCATGCTCGAATATGATCTTCTCAGCGGCTGGTGCAACGCCCCCAAGCATATTTGTGCGGGCGGAGACCTGCGCGGCCTGACCTTCTGCTGTCCTCCAGTCAAGAACTGCGCGGTGTTCGGCGCCCTTAAGAGAGCGGGCCTCTCGTCGGAGGAGTTCGTGAACCGGAAGCTCGCTTTTGCCAAAGGAACTCCTCTGGAGAAGGGAGAGGGCACATGCTTTGGAAGCCTGGTCTGGTGCTGCAAGATCAGCAAGCCCTGCTACCTGCGGGACGAGGCGCTATCCAGGGCGAAGCTCTCCGAAAAGGAATACATGGAACTGAAAAAGAAGCTGGCAGAGAAGATCCTGCAAAAGATCCATTGATCACATATGCGCGGGTCATTAGAGAGATCGGATCGAGTGGCTCAGTGCGCAGTTCTCGCCATGCTCTTCGAGCTCTCCTCCAGTCCCAAGCCAGGTAATGTCGACCGCTGCCACGATTTTTCTGATATCCGGTTTCATCACTTCCTGACCAGCGCAGTCTCTGCTTATCCCGTCTTCAGGAAGGCGGCGAGTGGCGAAGGAAGCCCCGGGTCGCTCATACTGGAAGGGGTGGCAGCCTGGGGGGACTGGAACCTGAGAAGCAACACCCACTTCGGCTCGCTGGTGCTACTGATCCCTCTCGCCCTGGCTGCAGGCCGGATGGCGGGTCATGAACGAGCAGGTCATGAACACGGTCAAGAAACGAAACAGGACGAGAGCCAGGAGAATGGACCGGATGATGGGGTGGATGATGGGGTGGATGATGGGCTTGAGGAGGAGTTGGCGAGAGTTCTGAGGAGCACCACCGTCCAGGATGCATTAGACTTCTATCGGGCCTTCGATCTGGCGGGAGCAAGAGTAGTGCAGGTCGATGATTTCAGCCTGAAGGATCCGGACTGGGAAAGAAAGCTGATTGATGGCAACCAATCCCTTCTCGAACTGATGAGACTTTCCCTGGATCATGATATCGTTGCTCGCGAATGGGCCACGGACTTTGAGCGATCATTCCAGCTCGCCGGAAGGCTGCGGGAGATGGTATCCATATACGGCCTCAATGATGGCGTGGTCAGGACCTTCCTTGAAGCCCTGGCCGAGGTGCCAGACAGCCTTAT
Proteins encoded in this window:
- a CDS encoding COG2426 family protein, translated to MVLIIPSWLVTLMVAALPVSEVRGAIPLAIGYYGYSWYQAFLISVLGNLLPVVPLLLFLGPVSDYLRRYTIGDRFFTWLFARTRSKYIQKHENFGLIALIIFVAIPLPMTGAWTGCAIAFLLGFRFLPALAAVATGILIAASIVTATVMGIKILIF
- a CDS encoding triphosphoribosyl-dephospho-CoA synthase, which codes for MRGSLERSDRVAQCAVLAMLFELSSSPKPGNVDRCHDFSDIRFHHFLTSAVSAYPVFRKAASGEGSPGSLILEGVAAWGDWNLRSNTHFGSLVLLIPLALAAGRMAGHERAGHEHGQETKQDESQENGPDDGVDDGVDDGLEEELARVLRSTTVQDALDFYRAFDLAGARVVQVDDFSLKDPDWERKLIDGNQSLLELMRLSLDHDIVAREWATDFERSFQLAGRLREMVSIYGLNDGVVRTFLEALAEVPDSLISAKFGRERAVEVSRMAVDALLDSTLNKARKMDCELNNRDMNPGSTADLIAASLFISLLRRLRF
- a CDS encoding methanogenesis marker 9 domain-containing protein — encoded protein: MVEVGYLHIDSPIAVISSNNRPETDNAVGLILLDGFDLDVVSPSQIQSRLSDVKQRLREWREGRANFPDIHDGQRAAKKEGKELRRDAALGLCATCSEDGPLLDAARIAAQNLCLLELKMSSIRDPIRLLELIPILKRSGVTLSLRIRPEDLSNTLLQKLNESDLDLIHLDLRGLNGVSPKLVKKAADIRGPAIMALADVGDFEDARTLLAMGADVVSLRGADPEFVQWLAGAMLEYDLLSGWCNAPKHICAGGDLRGLTFCCPPVKNCAVFGALKRAGLSSEEFVNRKLAFAKGTPLEKGEGTCFGSLVWCCKISKPCYLRDEALSRAKLSEKEYMELKKKLAEKILQKIH